One window of the Triticum dicoccoides isolate Atlit2015 ecotype Zavitan chromosome 3B, WEW_v2.0, whole genome shotgun sequence genome contains the following:
- the LOC119276209 gene encoding pentatricopeptide repeat-containing protein At3g49240, mitochondrial-like isoform X1 produces MALSKPLFSRLLPFSLRLPVRSQHRLLCLATPTDLPDAPTDASAERRRRKRRLRVEPPSSRGPTPQRTPGGPRPSSNPNALKLPEPASVLSGKRLDLHRRILTLVRENDLDEAALLTRHSIYSNCRPTVFTCNTVLAALLRQARYADLLSLHRFVTQASVAPTVATHNLLLQAYCDCRRPETALEHFRLLLKDDSPVLPSPTTYRILARSLAENGKLDLALELKDGMLERGLIAPDPQVYAFVMGGFVNAGDGDTAVSLYEELKEKLGGGLVLDGVVYGNLMKGYFLKGMEKEAMDCYTEVLGEGSKVRFEAVSYNMVLDALGRNGRLDDAVELFDRMCKEHDPPRRIAVNLGSFNVMVDAYCHVERFQDAVEVFGKMGEKSCTPDALSYNSLIDWLGKNELVGEAEGLYKEMGERGINPDEYTYVLLIESCFRVGNVDDAVGYFNKMFDVGLRPNANAFNKVISGLVKVDRIDEAQRFFDLMPEKEVKPNIASYESLLRAYINVARLDDAIKMAKGILLDESIVFTDELKALLDGALQKEGRNGDMTKLYEDVETEKAEAAARAAEEKARAEALAKEEEEKKKAEAKAKEESAARASRAAIDAVLCRKSGAENGKSSQEMSVEEAQVVESHSDAVGAAEQNEGDDQKKESGDAASQVIASSS; encoded by the coding sequence ATGGCGCTCTCGAAGCCCCTCTTCTCCCgcctccttcccttctccctccgCCTCCCCGTCCGCTCCCAGCACCGTCTCCTCTGCCTCGCCACCCCCACCGATCTCCCGGATGCCCCCACCGACGCctccgccgagcgccgccgccgcaagcGCCGCCTCCGCGTGGAGCCGCCGTCCTCCCGCGGCCCGACTCCCCAGCgcacccctggagggccccgccccTCGTCTAACCCCAACGCTCTCAAGCTCCCCGAGCCAGCGTCCGTCCTCTCCGGCAAGCGCCTCGATCTCCATCGCCGCATCCTCACGCTCGTCCGCGAGAACGACCTCGACGAGGCGGCGCTCCTCACCCGCCACTCCATCTACTCCAACTGCCGCCCCACCGTATTCACCTGCAACACAGTACTAGCCGCGCTCCTCCGCCAGGCGCGCTACGCGGATCTCCTCTCCCTGCACCGCTTCGTCACCCAGGCCTCCGTCGCGCCCACCGTCGCCACTCACAACCTCCTCCTTCAGGCCTACTGCGACTGCCGTCGCCCTGAAACCGCGCTGGAGCACTTCCGTCTCCTACTCAAGGACGACTCCCCTGTCCTCCCATCCCCCACCACATATCGCATCCTTGCCCGCTCCCTCGCCGAGAACGGCAAGCTCGATCTGGCGCTCGAGCTCAAGGACGGCATGCTCGAGCGTGGCCTTATCGCTCCCGACCCCCAGGTCTATGCGTTCGTCATGGGCGGTTTTGTCAACGCCGGGGATGGTGACACGGCGGTCTCACTGTACGAGGAGCTTAAGGAGAAGCTTGGTGGCGGGCTAGTCCTTGATGGTGTGGTGTACGGGAACCTTATGAAGGGGTACTTTCTAAAGGGTATGGAGAAGGAGGCCATGGATTGCTACACCGAGGTGCTTGGAGAGGGATCCAAGGTGAGATTTGAGGCTGTTAGCTACAACATGGTGCTTGATGCGCTTGGTAGGAATGGGAGGTTAGATGATGCAGTCGAGTTGTTTGATAGGATGTGCAAAGAGCATGACCCGCCTAGGAGGATTGCTGTGAATCTTGGTAGCTTTAATGTGATGGTTGATGCGTACTGCCATGTGGAAAGATTCCAGGACGCAGTTGAGGTGTTTGGCAAAATGGGTGAGAAGAGCTGCACACCTGATGCACTCTCATACAATAGTCTGATTGACTGGCTGGGGAAGAATGAACTTGTTGGTGAGGCAGAAGGACTGTACAAGGAGATGGGGGAGCGTGGTATTAATCCTGACGAATACACTTATGTCTTGCTCATTGAGTCCTGCTTCAGGGTTGGTAATGTGGATGACGCCGTTGGTTACTTCAATAAGATGTTTGATGTTGGTCTCAGGCCCAATGCCAATGCCTTTAACAAAGTCATAAGTGGCTTGGTGAAGGTTGATAGGATTGACGAGGCACAAAGGTTCTTTGATCTGATGCCCGAAAAGGAGGTCAAGCCAAACATTGCTAGCTATGAATCACTGTTGAGAGCATACATCAATGTTGCAAGGTTGGATGATGCAATTAAGATGGCCAAGGGTATTCTTTTGGATGAGAGTATTGTGTTTACTGATGAATTGAAGGCACTTCTAGATGGGGCATTGCAGAAAGAGGGGAGAAACGGCGATATGACAAAGTTGTACGAGGATGTTGAGACGGAGAAAGCAGAGGCTGCAGCACGTGCAGCTGAAGAGAAGGCTAGAGCAGAGGCTCTTGctaaagaagaagaggagaagaagaaggctgaGGCTAAGGCTAAGGAGGAATCTGCTGCCAGAGCAAGTAGAGCAGCTATTGACGCGGTGCTGTGTCGCAAGAGCGGAGCAGAAAATGGTAAATCGTCTCAAGAAATGAGTGTTGAGGAGGCACAGGTTGTTGAATCTCACAGTGACGCTGTTGGTGCTGCAGAACAGAATGAAGGCGATGACCAGAAGAAAGAGTCTGGTGATGCAGCGTCGCAGGTCATAGCTTCATCATCTTAG
- the LOC119276209 gene encoding pentatricopeptide repeat-containing protein At3g49240, mitochondrial-like isoform X2 has product MALSKPLFSRLLPFSLRLPVRSQHRLLCLATPTDLPDAPTDASAERRRRKRRLRVEPPSSRGPTPQRTPGGPRPSSNPNALKLPEPASVLSGKRLDLHRRILTLVRENDLDEAALLTRHSIYSNCRPTVFTCNTVLAALLRQARYADLLSLHRFVTQASVAPTVATHNLLLQAYCDCRRPETALEHFRLLLKDDSPVLPSPTTYRILARSLAENGKLDLALELKDGMLERGLIAPDPQVYAFVMGGFVNAGDGDTAVSLYEELKEKLGGGLVLDGVVYGNLMKGYFLKGMEKEAMDCYTEVLGEGSKVRFEAVSYNMVLDALGRNGRLDDAVELFDRMCKEHDPPRRIAVNLGSFNVMVDAYCHVERFQDAVEVFGKMGEKSCTPDALSYNSLIDWLGKNELVGEAEGLYKEMGERGINPDEYTYVLLIESCFRVGNVDDAVGYFNKMFDVGLRPNANAFNKVISGLVKVDRIDEAQRFFDLMPEKEVKPNIASYESLLRAYINVARLDDAIKMAKGILLDESIVFTDELKALLDGALQKEGRNGDMTKLYEDVETEKAEAAARAAEEKARAEALAKEEEEKKKAEAKAKEESAARASRAAIDAVLCRKSGAENEQNEGDDQKKESGDAASQVIASSS; this is encoded by the exons ATGGCGCTCTCGAAGCCCCTCTTCTCCCgcctccttcccttctccctccgCCTCCCCGTCCGCTCCCAGCACCGTCTCCTCTGCCTCGCCACCCCCACCGATCTCCCGGATGCCCCCACCGACGCctccgccgagcgccgccgccgcaagcGCCGCCTCCGCGTGGAGCCGCCGTCCTCCCGCGGCCCGACTCCCCAGCgcacccctggagggccccgccccTCGTCTAACCCCAACGCTCTCAAGCTCCCCGAGCCAGCGTCCGTCCTCTCCGGCAAGCGCCTCGATCTCCATCGCCGCATCCTCACGCTCGTCCGCGAGAACGACCTCGACGAGGCGGCGCTCCTCACCCGCCACTCCATCTACTCCAACTGCCGCCCCACCGTATTCACCTGCAACACAGTACTAGCCGCGCTCCTCCGCCAGGCGCGCTACGCGGATCTCCTCTCCCTGCACCGCTTCGTCACCCAGGCCTCCGTCGCGCCCACCGTCGCCACTCACAACCTCCTCCTTCAGGCCTACTGCGACTGCCGTCGCCCTGAAACCGCGCTGGAGCACTTCCGTCTCCTACTCAAGGACGACTCCCCTGTCCTCCCATCCCCCACCACATATCGCATCCTTGCCCGCTCCCTCGCCGAGAACGGCAAGCTCGATCTGGCGCTCGAGCTCAAGGACGGCATGCTCGAGCGTGGCCTTATCGCTCCCGACCCCCAGGTCTATGCGTTCGTCATGGGCGGTTTTGTCAACGCCGGGGATGGTGACACGGCGGTCTCACTGTACGAGGAGCTTAAGGAGAAGCTTGGTGGCGGGCTAGTCCTTGATGGTGTGGTGTACGGGAACCTTATGAAGGGGTACTTTCTAAAGGGTATGGAGAAGGAGGCCATGGATTGCTACACCGAGGTGCTTGGAGAGGGATCCAAGGTGAGATTTGAGGCTGTTAGCTACAACATGGTGCTTGATGCGCTTGGTAGGAATGGGAGGTTAGATGATGCAGTCGAGTTGTTTGATAGGATGTGCAAAGAGCATGACCCGCCTAGGAGGATTGCTGTGAATCTTGGTAGCTTTAATGTGATGGTTGATGCGTACTGCCATGTGGAAAGATTCCAGGACGCAGTTGAGGTGTTTGGCAAAATGGGTGAGAAGAGCTGCACACCTGATGCACTCTCATACAATAGTCTGATTGACTGGCTGGGGAAGAATGAACTTGTTGGTGAGGCAGAAGGACTGTACAAGGAGATGGGGGAGCGTGGTATTAATCCTGACGAATACACTTATGTCTTGCTCATTGAGTCCTGCTTCAGGGTTGGTAATGTGGATGACGCCGTTGGTTACTTCAATAAGATGTTTGATGTTGGTCTCAGGCCCAATGCCAATGCCTTTAACAAAGTCATAAGTGGCTTGGTGAAGGTTGATAGGATTGACGAGGCACAAAGGTTCTTTGATCTGATGCCCGAAAAGGAGGTCAAGCCAAACATTGCTAGCTATGAATCACTGTTGAGAGCATACATCAATGTTGCAAGGTTGGATGATGCAATTAAGATGGCCAAGGGTATTCTTTTGGATGAGAGTATTGTGTTTACTGATGAATTGAAGGCACTTCTAGATGGGGCATTGCAGAAAGAGGGGAGAAACGGCGATATGACAAAGTTGTACGAGGATGTTGAGACGGAGAAAGCAGAGGCTGCAGCACGTGCAGCTGAAGAGAAGGCTAGAGCAGAGGCTCTTGctaaagaagaagaggagaagaagaaggctgaGGCTAAGGCTAAGGAGGAATCTGCTGCCAGAGCAAGTAGAGCAGCTATTGACGCGGTGCTGTGTCGCAAGAGCGGAGCAGAAAATG AACAGAATGAAGGCGATGACCAGAAGAAAGAGTCTGGTGATGCAGCGTCGCAGGTCATAGCTTCATCATCTTAG